From one Trifolium pratense cultivar HEN17-A07 linkage group LG1, ARS_RC_1.1, whole genome shotgun sequence genomic stretch:
- the LOC123893872 gene encoding CHD3-type chromatin-remodeling factor PICKLE-like: MSSLVERLRVKPDRKRFNTIDESDDEADLMPRTRPKTQENFERIVRIDAKENSCQACGESGNLLSCETCTYSFHTGCLLAPLKRLRLNNWMCPECVSPLNDIDRILDYEMRPIVAGETGAIVAGESDAKDLESKQSFVKQYLVKWKGLSYMHCKWVLEEEFLKAFKYNPGLKTKVNNFHRQVTAVRKLNEDFVAIRPEWTTVDRIIACRGNDDEKEYLVKWKELSYDESNWELESDISMFQAEIERFNLFQSRSRKFSYSKQKRSVNNDAKLIKQKKEFQQYEHSPEFLSGGTLHPYQLEGLNFLRFSWSKQTHVILADEMGLGKTIQSIAFLASLFKENVSPHLVVAPLSTLRNWEREFATWAPEMNVIMYVGSSQARSIVREYEFYFPEKNKKSKSIKFDVLLTSYEMINVDAAALNPIKWECMIVDEGHRLKNKDSKLFSSLKLFSSRHRVLLTGTPLQNNLDELFMLMHFLDAGKFGILEEFQEEFKDINQEQQISRLHKLLAPHLLRRVKKDVLTKLPPKKELIIRVELSSKQREYYKAILTRNYNVLTGHGGAQISLMNVVMELRKLCCHPYMLEGVEPVLTEEKEAYKQLLESSGKLQLLDKLMVKLKEQGHRVLIYSQFQKMLDRLEDYCVYKHWQYERIDGKVGGAERQVRIDRFNAKDSSKFCFLLSTRAAGVGINLATADTVILYDSDWNPHADLQAMARAHRLGQTNKVLIYRLITRGTIEERMMEITKRKMVLEHLVVGGMKGQNINQEELDDIIRYGSKELFADDNDAVGKSRQIHYDDAAIDRLLDRDQVGDDEATLDDEDENGLLKAFKVANFEYIDEAEAEEKIENNFSVSSSGAQNYWEELLKGRYEKNQVEELDALGKGKRSRRKLLVCHHKRFSHLDDVSSDEEDEDYEVNLSAKSHSKKKAHSNIADNTDPLPLMEGEGNSLKVLGFNQSQRNTFLQILMRFGVGDFDWKEFAPRIKQKTWHEIEAYGNLFMSHIAEDINDSPTFSDGVPKEGLQIQDVLVRIAVLLSIREKVKFASENPGTPLFSDDILLRHAGGFKVRKTWKEEHDLVLLRAVLKHGYGKWAAIVDDKDLNIQTLICQELNMPFINLPVCGQVGNQVKNGANMTNMESTSNQSTENSVSVMEVNGEQGSCVAGNQEKLDQESSMMISQFRNMHRRQNEFIKKRILLLEKLLSLETCTED, from the exons ATGAGTAGCTTGGTTGAGAGGCTTCGTGTAAAACCTGATCGCAAGCGATTTAATACTATAGACGAGTCAGATGATGAAGCTGATTTAATGCCCAGAACAAGACCGAAAACTCAGGAAAATTTCGAGAGGATTGTTAGAATCGATGCA AAAGAGAATTCATGCCAAGCATGTGGAGAGAGCGGAAATCTTCTAAGCTGTGAAACATGCACTTATTCTTTCCACACCGGGTGTTTACTCGCGCCACTTAAAAGGCTCCGTTTGAACAACTGGATGTGTCCCGAATGT GTTAGCCCACTTAATGATATTGATAGGATATTAGATTATGAGATGCGTCCCATTGTAGCTGGCGAAACCGGTGCCATTGTAGCTGGCGAAAGTGATGCAAAAGATTTGGAGTCAAAACAAAGTTTTGTCAAACAATATCTTGTTAAGTGGAAGGGACTATCGTATATGCACTGCAAATG GGTGCTAGAGGAAGAGTTTCTGAAGGCTTTCAAGTATAATCCTGGTTTAAAGACCAAAGTAAACAACTTTCATCGTCAAGTGACAGCAGTCCGAAAATTGAATGAAGATTTTGTTGCTATAAGACCTGAATGGACTACAGTTGATCGAATAATTGCTTGCAG AGGCAATGATGATGAGAAGGAATATCTGGTGAAGTGGAAAGAGCTTTCTTATGATGAAAGCAATTGGGAACTTGAGTCAGATATCTCTATGTTTCAGGCAGAAATAGAGAGATTCAATTTATTTCAGTCTAGGTCTAGAAAATTTTCTTATAGCAAGCAAAAAAGAAGTGTTAACAATGATGCTAAATTGATAAAGCAGAAGAAAGAATTTCAACAGTATGAACATAGCCCCGAGTTTCTTTCAGGAG GCACACTACATCCGTATCAACTTGAAGGGTTGAACTTTCTACGATTTTCCTGGTCCAAGCAAACTCATGTTATACTTGCCGATGAAATGGGACTTG GAAAAACCATACAAAGTATTGCTTTCTTAGCATCCCTTTTCAAAGAGAATGTTTCTCCACATCTGGTGGTTGCTCCACTTTCTACACTACGAAATTGGGAGCGCGAATTTGCAACTTGGGCACCTGAAATGAATGTT ATTATGTATGTTGGATCTTCCCAAGCTCGTAGCATTGTTagagaatatgaattttactttCCAGAGAAGAACAAGAAAAGTAAAAGCATCAAGTTCGATGTCCTTTTGACATCGTACGAGATGATAAATGTTGATGCTGCAGCATTGAATCCGATAAAGTGGGAGTGCATG ATAGTTGATGAAGGTCATCGTCTCAAAAACAAGGATTCAAAATTGTTTTCTTCGTTGAAGCTTTTCTCTAGCAGACATCGCGTGCTTTTGACAGGAACTCCTCTTCAG AACAATCTGGATGAACTCTTTATGCTTATGCACTTCCTTGATGCTGGGAAG TTTGGAATTTTAGAGGAGTTCCAAGAAGAGTTTAAGGATATCAATCAAGAACAACAGATTTCAAGGCTTCATAAACTGTTGGCTCCACATCTACTGCGAA GAGTGAAGAAAGATGTCCTAACTAAGCTACCTCCTAAAAAGGAGCTTATTATACGTGTTGAATTGAGCAGCAAACAAAGAGAATATTATAAGGCGATTTTGACTCGTAATTATAATGTATTAACCGGCCATGGTGGAGCACAA ATTTCTCTTATGAATGTTGTTATGGAACTGCGTAAGCTATGTTGTCATCCGTACATGTTGGAAGGAGTTGAACCAGTTCTGACCGAAGAAAAAGAAGCATATAA ACAACTGCTGGAATCATCAGGGAAGTTGCAATTGTTGGACAAGCTAATGGTGAAGCTTAAAGAGCAAGGGCATAGAGTCCTTATATATTCCCAATTTCAGAAAATGCTGGACAGGCTTGAAGATTATTGTGTTTACAAG CATTGGCAGTATGAAAGGATAGATGGCAAGGTTGGTGGAGCTGAAAGACAAGTACGGATAGATCGATTTAATGCTAAAGAttcttcaaaattttgttttcttctttctacTAGAGCTGCTGGAGTTGGGATAAACCTCGCAACGGCTGACACAGTTATTTTATATGACAG TGATTGGAATCCTCATGCTGATCTACAAGCGATGGCAAGAGCTCATCGGCTTGGACAAACTAACAAG GTGTTGATTTATAGGCTTATAACACGAGGAACAATTGAAGAAAGGATGATGGAAATAACAAAGAGAAAAATGGTTTTAGAACACTTAGTTGTAGGTGGCATGAAGGGTCAAAATATTAACCAG GAAGAGTTGGATGATATCATAAGATATGGCTCAAAGGAGTTGTTTGCTGATGATAATGATGCAGTGGGAAAATCTCGTCAAATTCATTACGACGATGCTGCTATAGACAG ACTATTGGATCGCGATCAAGTTGGAGATGACGAGGCCACTTtggatgatgaagatgaaaatgGACTTCTGAAAGCCTTTAAG GTGGCTAATTTTGAATACATAGATGAAGCTGAGGCtgaagaaaaaatagagaataaTTTTTCTGTAAGCAGTTCCGGAGCACAAAATTACTGGGAGGAACTGTTAAAAGGCAGATATGAAAAGAACCAAGTTGAAGAGCTTGATGCCTTGGGCAAAGGGAAGCGAAGCCGCAGAAAGTTGCTGGTATGTCACCACAAgc GTTTTTCTCATTTAGATGATGTAAGCTCcgacgaagaagatgaagattacGAAGTGAATCTATCTGCGAAAAGTCATTCGAAAAAGAAAGCTCATAGTAATA ttgCAGATAACACAGATCCACTTCCTTTAATGGAAGGCGAAGGAAACTCACTTAAAGTACTTGGTTTTAATCAAAGTCAGAGGAACACTTTCCTTCAAATTTTAATGAG GTTTGGCGTCGGTGATTTTGATTGGAAGGAGTTTGCTCCACGCATAAAGCAGAAGACTTGGCACGAAATCGAAGC GTATGGAAACCTTTTCATGTCTCATATTGCTGAAGATATAAATGATTCCCCTACATTCTCAG ATGGTGTTCCGAAAGAAGGACTTCAAATACAAGATGTACTTGTTAGAATTGCGGTTCTGCTATCGATAAGGGAAAAA GTGAAGTTTGCATCAGAAAATCCCGGCACTCCACTTTTTTCGGATGACATCTTGTTACGCCATGCAGGAGGCTTCAAAGTAAGAAAGACATGGAAGGAGGAGCATGATTTAGTCTTACTGCGCGCAGTTTTGAA GCATGGATATGGAAAGTGGGCAGCTATAGTTGATGATAAGGATCTGAATATTCAGACGCTCATCTGTCAGGAGTTAAATATGCCCTTTATAAATTTACCGGTGTGCGGACAAGTTGGCAATCAAGTGAAAAATGGTGCAAATATGACAAATATGGAATCCACAAGCAACCAGTCTACGGAGAATAGCGTCAGTGTCATGGAAGTTAATGGAGAACAAGGTTCTTGTGTTGCTGGTAACCAAGAAAAGTTGGATCAAGAGTCCTCTATGATGATCAGTCAATTTAGAAACATGCATAGGAGACAAAATGAGTTTATAAAAAAGAGAATTCTCCTTTTGGAGAAACTTCTCAGTTTAGAAACATGCACAGAGGACTAG
- the LOC123915642 gene encoding CHD3-type chromatin-remodeling factor PICKLE-like, which yields MARAHQLGQTNKALIYRLITRGTVEERMMEITKNKMSFKHFVVVGMKGQNINQEMLDDIIRHGSKELFADENDVVEKSRQIHYDDAAIDKLLDRDQVGDEEATLDVEDENGLLKAFKVQDRYQEGRS from the exons ATGGCAAGAGCTCATCAACTTGGACAAACTAATAAG GCGTTGATTTATAGGCTTATAACACGAGGAACAGTAGAAGAAAGGATGATGGAAATAACAAAGAATAAAatgtcctttaaacactttgtTGTAGTCGGCATGAAGGGTCAAAATATTAATCAG GAAATGTTGGATGATATCATAAGGCACGGATCAAAGGAGTTGTTTGCTGATGAGAATGATGTGGTGGAAAAATCTCGTCAAATTCATTACGACGATGCTGCTATAGACAA ATTATTGGACCGCGATCAAGTTGGAGATGAAGAGGCCACTTTGGACGTTGAAGATGAAAATGGGCTTCTTAAAGCCTTTAAAGTTCAAGACAGATATCAAGAGGGACGTTCTTAA